The window CGCGCGCCATGCTATGCGGGAAATGCTCCTCAATGCAGGCGGCAATGCGAAGGATTTCGTCTTCACTGCGGTTTCCGAACGGAATAACACGTTCAAGTTTCGGTTCCGCCTTGGTGAGCGTTCCCGTCTTGTCGAAAACGATGGTGTCTGCAAGCGCGAATTCTTCCAGGTACTTGCCGCCCTTCACGGTCATGTTGCGGTCAGCAGCTTCGCGCAGCGCCGAAATCACCGAAATCGGGGTCGAAAGCTTGATGGCGCAAGAATAGTCCACCATCAGAATCGAGACCGCCTTGGTAATGTTGCGCGTAAACAGGAGCGTGAGCCCGAATCCGATAAAGCTGAACGGTACAATTCCGTCGGCAAGGCGTTCGGCGCGGCTCTGGATAGAGGCCTTCAGGTCTTCGGAGCGATCGATAAGCTCAATAATCTTCTGAATCTTGGTATTGCCACTCACGGCACGCACCGACACGACAATCGAGCCCTCATCTACAATGGTGTCCGCAAAAACGGACTTACCGACCGTCTTATGAACCGCCTGCGATTCGCCCGTCATAGTCGCTTCGTTCACAAAGGCGTCGCCTTCGGTAACGGTTCCATCCACCGGAATCATGCTGCCGGAACGCACACGCACAAGGTCGCCCACCTGAACATCCTGCATGCGCACCTGAACATCGACGCCATCGCGAACGACCCACACCTTGTCCACCTTCACGGCAAGGCTTGCAGTAAGGGCTGTGCGGGTACGCGCCTTAGTATAATCTTCCAAGAGGCTACTTACGTTCAGCAAGAACATAATGGTCCCTGCCGATTCGTAATTGCGCTGCAGGATGCTCGCTCCGATAGCGGCTCCATCTAACACCTCGACAGAAAGCTTTCCTTCACCAAGGCAATTCAGGCCCTTCGCCACAAACTTGAGGCCCCTGTAAATCAGGTGCACCGTGCGGATAGGAGCCGGAATAAACAACTTGGCCAAGTAACGCCGCGCAATCATGAATGCGAGCTTATTCTTGAAATCAGTATCAAGAGCCTGCAGCTGATATTCGGTATCGGGTTCAATTTCCGGAAGATTTGCAATGTTCAGATTTCGAACGAAATCAATCACCTGTTCACGATAGCCATCTTCGTATTCCAGCAGAATACCGCCGTTTTCCGAATGGACTACCGCTTTCTGGACATAAGGTTCACTCACGCATGCCATGTGGATGCGCGGTTCATGCATTTTCTCAAATGCGTAGGCCCCCGCCCGAAAGCGGATTCGCCCCGGCTGATCGTAAACAATCTTGAATTTCATGGATTACTTCGCTTCTGCTTCTTTCTTTGCGTCGTTGCAGATGTCGGCAGCTTCGTCCTTCATGTCTTGGAAGGTGGCCTTAGCGTCGGCAGTGAACTTCATGCCCTGAGCAAGTCCCTTAACGGCATATTCGCGAGTTTTGGGAGCCTTGAGAATCTTCTTTGCAATAGCGGAGCCAACAGCACCAGCCATCACCAACCAGAACTTTTCATTTTTCCATACGGACATAGTTTACTCCTTTTGTTGATTGTTTGTTACTATAAATCTATCTCTTTTTACTTCAAAAAGCAACTTACATACAAACTAATAAACAGACTTAGAGCCTTAGTCCCATAAGCTTTCCAAGCGACTAACAATGTTGCAAATTTGAAATTTAGTTGACAACTTGCAACTTAGTTAGTAGCGATACAACTTAGTTAGAAAGAACTACCTAAAACTGTATCTAATCTTAGTCGCGAAAGTGCGTCCCGGTTTAGATTCTCCATACTTATCGTAAACGGTTTCGTCCATAAAGTTATCGACTTCAAAGCTCCAAGCGAGTTTGTTTTCCCACACGGAATATTCAATACCTAAATCCTGCGTGAACGATGCATCAATCTTTCTGCTTTGGCGAGAACTGACTTTCCAGCCGTAATAGTATTCATCGGTGTAATTTGCGGCCCACCAGAACTTGACAAAATCGTTCTTGTTGAGTATATCACCCATGTGGAATTCGGCCATATAATTCATAAAGAACCGAGGAATGTTCGGGATGATTGCATCTTCTAGAATTCCCTGCTTTGCATTATAATCGATATTGCGCAAATCCTGGAAAGTCCAGTTCGTCCCGAGCAGCACCCATTCATTCACATCGAGTTTTACGTCGCCTTCGTAGCCCCAGCCGCGAATCGGGTCCATGTTAAAGTACGGCACCGACATTTGTGAAGTTCCCATATAATGGATGCGGTTCTTGTAATAGGAATAGAATACGTCTCCGTCAAATCGGAATCGTGCAAACAACGGGATTTCTTGCAAATCAAGAGACAGGCCCACGTTAAAATTGTCTGCTTCTTCGGGTTTGAGGTTTGTCGCGGCACTCACGCGCACTCCATCGCCAAAGAGTTCGTCAGGCGTGGGCAAGCGCACCGCATGCTGGTAGGAGCCCTTGACCGCAAGAGGCTTTACAATCCGGAACATCAAGCTTTCATCGTAGCTAAAGTCCGTATAATCATTCTTTTCCAATACCGCCTGCTGTATCATACTTGTGGAAGTATTAGAAATTTCAGCCTTCATGTAATGGAATTTGAAACCCAACAGGTTCTGGAGTCTCGAATCAAGGAAATTGTCTTCAAGCGAAAGACCCGTCGTCAAAGAAATCGTTTTGCCAGGATAGCCCGCCGTATTGAACCCGACCATTTCGGAGCCCACGTCATCTTCGGGGTCTTCCTTGTGGTACCGGAAAAGCGTATTCCAGTAAACAAACTGATTCTTAATGAATTGGTAATCCAAATTCAGCAAATCGTTGAAATCATACGCCTGTACTGTTCTCAGTTTCGGGAGTCCCATCATCGTCAACTCACCCACATTCTTTTTGGCCGTATCGCAGCTATACCAGTTGCGGCAATGAACGCGGCTCGTGTCAATGGTTTTATTTTCACTGTACCCGAACGAAAAATGGTTACCGAAATTCAGGTCTTTTACAAAGATATTTTTCTTATCCAGGCCGAATGTCGCCCCAAAATTGTATCCTTCGGCACTCGTTTCGACAATGCGGTTCGCATCCCCCTGAATTTCCTTGTCAAACGCGCCATAGCTTGCACCAAGCGAAATCTGGTCGAACCACGCATTCATCAAGTTCGCAAAAGCCTGCACGTTGTAAGATGTATAACGGTCATGGTCGCGAACTACGCTCGTATCCTTGCCCGCAGAACTCTTCATGTAGGGAGACGTGTATTCGTAATCGTTATCGGAATGGTTAAAGTAGCCCGACACGCCTACTTCCAAGCCAGCCCCACCCACAATGCTGTCAATCACGTGGCTTGCCGTTACAGAAGCCTTGTGCGTATTGAAACTCGAAAGGCTGTAGGACGCATCCACCGAATTAGCGGGGCGTTTTTTGGTAACGATATTGATGGCGCCGCCTGCGCCATCTGTCGCAAAACGCGCCGGAACATAGCCCTTGTAGACTTCGATATCGGCAATCTGGTCGATAGGAATATCGTCAAGTCCCAAGTTGCCCTGCGTCTCGACCGGAACGGCATTTACCAGCACCTTGATATTCTTGCCTTCCATGCCGCGAATGTTGATTTTGCCTTCGCTGCCCATGCCGCCGGACTTGCGCACTTTCACGCCCGAAGCGGAATTGACCGCCTTCGAAATAGTCTTGCTGGTATTCTGCATTTCGGCCGCATCAATCGTCGCAACCGATTCCGCCTTTTTGGCCTGCTTCGCCTGTTCTGCTTCTATTTCAGATTCCACCGAAAGTTCGTCCAACTGCGTGACACTTGATGCATTTGCAGCAGGAGCCTCTGACCGCGCCATATCATTTGCGTCACTAGTTGTCGCATTGTTTTCTGGAGCCGATTCTTCCAGAAAATCGTCTATTGAGGTAATTTCATCATCTTGGGCACGGGCCGAAACCGCACCAACCGTAGCAAATATAAAGGCAAGCGTTGCCGCCTTGCAAATAAACATCTTTTTCATCGCAGCGCAATTGAGCAATTTTTAGGTCAAAAATCTACTCCAAACGGTTTGCCGAAAACCCAAATAGCTTTTTGAATTTTGAATTTGCGAATCAAAAAAAATCCGCCCTTGCTTAGCAAGAACGGAAGTTTGTTTTTATGAGGATATTAGGGGTTTATGGAGAAATTTTACTTGAGTGGCACAAGCCACATCGGAATCTGCTTTACATCGGCGATCTTTTCCGCCTTTTCGGACTTAGGATCATAGCGGAAGTAGGCGTTGCCGTCTTTTTCGGTAGAGACCGCAAAAATCACAGTGCCGTCTTCATCGATGTACTTGCCGTAGCTAGCCCAGCTGGAGGAATAGTCGATGGGGAGTGCCTTCATAGTCTTTTTGGCGAGGTCGATTTCTACCGGCTTGCAGGTGTTGTTGTGGTAGCTGTCCATATCGGTCCAAACCTGTTGCAGGTCCACCATCACGTTCAAGAAGGAATACACCTTGGTTCCGTTGGCGTAGGTAGTGGGGCTCAGGTACTTGAAGTTACCTTTCTTGGTGACACCATCGATAGCAACATCCTTGGTTACGAACCACTGATAATCCTTGTCGAACTCGGTTTCGCCCACCTTGATGCGCAGGAATCCATCAACCTGGCCGGGAGCGTAGCCCCAAGAAGCGTTGCTGTAGCAGTAAATGTAACCGTCGGCAACGATGAAGGCCTGGTTCTGAGAATCATCCAGGGAACCCACGGCGGCAACGCGGTCATCTTCGGCCACGGCAATCAAGGAATCATTTTTCACGTCGATAATGGCGACTTGCGCCGTATTGCCGGTAGCATAGTCGCTCACGTTCTGCAACAGGCCGACATAGAGACGGCCGTCAACAATCACGCCCGTGCCCGGAGACACAACGAGAGCGTCGTCGCCCTTGTATTTGGAAAGGTCAATTGCGCCCGTGCGCTTCATGGTTTTCGGGTTGATAATGAGCAGCGAGTCGAGCATTCCGCCCAAGTAAGCCTTTTCTTCGTTCACGAAGTAGATATGGTTTGCCCATACGCCCGCGAGCGAAAGTTCCGCGGTCTTGCTACCAATCTTGTTATTAGCATCGAGACTGTAGCGTGCAATGGTTCCCACGTCAAGGTCGGCAATGAACAGGGAATTGTCGTAATAGACAACGCCTGCGCGGGTTCCGACTTCGATATAGTCGGTGCCGATATCATCTGTATGGTCCAGCGACATCGTGCCGATGAACATCGTTTCGCCGGTAGAGATCGATGTCGCGAATTCGCGCTTGTAATCGTCATTTTCACCATTGGCCGAAGATGAGGAATCGTCACCGCAAGCGGCAAGCATTCCGAGCGAAACAGCAATCGCCGCCATGAATCTTTTTTTCATATATACTCCTTGATTGAGATGCGGTAAAACCGCGGTTGTTAATTTTGCGGAGCATTTTAGAAATGATTTTTGGGGCGTTCTACTCCAAATAGTGACGAAAAAATCTGAAAAGACCAAGATCCTTTTCTCGAAATACAGACTCCATTTAGTCCATTTTCACTCCATTCAGACATTTTTGCAATAAAAATTTTCTATTGCC is drawn from Fibrobacter sp. UWP2 and contains these coding sequences:
- a CDS encoding heavy metal translocating P-type ATPase, which encodes MKFKIVYDQPGRIRFRAGAYAFEKMHEPRIHMACVSEPYVQKAVVHSENGGILLEYEDGYREQVIDFVRNLNIANLPEIEPDTEYQLQALDTDFKNKLAFMIARRYLAKLFIPAPIRTVHLIYRGLKFVAKGLNCLGEGKLSVEVLDGAAIGASILQRNYESAGTIMFLLNVSSLLEDYTKARTRTALTASLAVKVDKVWVVRDGVDVQVRMQDVQVGDLVRVRSGSMIPVDGTVTEGDAFVNEATMTGESQAVHKTVGKSVFADTIVDEGSIVVSVRAVSGNTKIQKIIELIDRSEDLKASIQSRAERLADGIVPFSFIGFGLTLLFTRNITKAVSILMVDYSCAIKLSTPISVISALREAADRNMTVKGGKYLEEFALADTIVFDKTGTLTKAEPKLERVIPFGNRSEDEILRIAACIEEHFPHSMARAIVRGAAERGIDHEEEHADVKYIVAHGIATTLDGERAVIGSKHFVVEDEKIAVGEAEQKKIDELAGAASVIYLAIGGNLAGVLCISDPPRDEAAEAIRMLRERGIKHVAMITGDSQKAAERTAQLLGIDTFFAQVLPEDKHRYVEKMKAEGRRVIMVGDGINDAPALAAANVSVAMSDASDIARETADVTLRSEDLRDLAELRALSTQLMDRIQANYRFIVAFNTSLLAAGFFGFLAPSTSALLHNLSTMAICAKSMTPLKQA
- a CDS encoding DUF1490 domain-containing protein; the encoded protein is MSVWKNEKFWLVMAGAVGSAIAKKILKAPKTREYAVKGLAQGMKFTADAKATFQDMKDEAADICNDAKKEAEAK
- a CDS encoding TonB-dependent receptor yields the protein MKKMFICKAATLAFIFATVGAVSARAQDDEITSIDDFLEESAPENNATTSDANDMARSEAPAANASSVTQLDELSVESEIEAEQAKQAKKAESVATIDAAEMQNTSKTISKAVNSASGVKVRKSGGMGSEGKINIRGMEGKNIKVLVNAVPVETQGNLGLDDIPIDQIADIEVYKGYVPARFATDGAGGAINIVTKKRPANSVDASYSLSSFNTHKASVTASHVIDSIVGGAGLEVGVSGYFNHSDNDYEYTSPYMKSSAGKDTSVVRDHDRYTSYNVQAFANLMNAWFDQISLGASYGAFDKEIQGDANRIVETSAEGYNFGATFGLDKKNIFVKDLNFGNHFSFGYSENKTIDTSRVHCRNWYSCDTAKKNVGELTMMGLPKLRTVQAYDFNDLLNLDYQFIKNQFVYWNTLFRYHKEDPEDDVGSEMVGFNTAGYPGKTISLTTGLSLEDNFLDSRLQNLLGFKFHYMKAEISNTSTSMIQQAVLEKNDYTDFSYDESLMFRIVKPLAVKGSYQHAVRLPTPDELFGDGVRVSAATNLKPEEADNFNVGLSLDLQEIPLFARFRFDGDVFYSYYKNRIHYMGTSQMSVPYFNMDPIRGWGYEGDVKLDVNEWVLLGTNWTFQDLRNIDYNAKQGILEDAIIPNIPRFFMNYMAEFHMGDILNKNDFVKFWWAANYTDEYYYGWKVSSRQSRKIDASFTQDLGIEYSVWENKLAWSFEVDNFMDETVYDKYGESKPGRTFATKIRYSFR